The genomic interval GTGGCTCTTCCATGCTCTCAAGAAGTCTGTTTTGAGATATATGTCTTGTGAGCTTTCCTCTGTGCATTAACCCAATGTTTACCATGTTTTTCCGCTAAGACATTGTATTAGGAGTGTTTGGTGAATTATGTGCAACTGAGCAGACAGAAGTTGCAGGAACTATTTTGTGAGGCAGCACTAGATAAATTCAGACTTAAAAGATACCTCTCAGGAGGGAGTTGGGTACATAAGTAAATTTCTATAAATAATGATTTAGGAATAAAAATTACTAGCGTACCTCAAAACAAATTTATAATATTTAACTTTATCTCCACCTGATGATAGTAAGGCAGTAAGTAGGAGGAAAACAGATTATGAAAATgtctggaaaaataaagctttcttgtttggttgggtttgttctgttctggttttctttttggtggttttggttttaccTCAAGAGTAGCAGGAAGACCTTGTGGGATAATTCTAAATTTATTTCTTCCCAGTCGCAAATAGGAGAGACTTTTCAAAGGATAAAAGGCCAAAGGGCTGACATTCGCTTCACTAAGTTTATTGCCTTCTAATTCCAGAGTGACCAAGTTTTTTAAatctagggaaaaaaagttgGAATTTCTGTAAGTTAATGCCATCTTATATCTTGttaaaatgcatgtttaaaaattaactgtCTTAAACGTTATTCAGATCAGTTTACAGCAAGGAAGAAATATAGTGAAAGAATTTTCATTATCTCGTAATCATAGAATTATATTGTTTATTAGTTTGTAGAATTTTAGAGATTCACACTTTTGTGCAATTTAATTAATAATATAGTTTCACCACACATAAAGCAATTAGGTTTGGGTCAGGAGAGTATGTATGTTCAACATATGATGGATATTCATTCATATGATGGATATTAGTTTTCTTAGTACCTTGTAAGCCATCTTCATCAATGGCATGAAGGTGgttgtcatttatttttatttcttccaacGTTGATGGCAGTCCAGAGGGAATATGAACCAGCATATTTCCATCCAAATACAGACGTTTTAGCTTTTTCAGGACCTTAATCAGAGGGATGAAGAAGAGAACTTAGATTATCAAAGTGTAAAATGTATGGTTAAACTTAATCTTCAAATCTTAGTTCACATtttctcaaacacacacattttgaaGATTTTCAGCAGCAGTGCGCGAGTATCCAGTGTTTGGATTTTAAAAGTGGTTTTCTCCTGTCAGTTTAATCAATTGGTTTATTTATGCCAAATATTAACAAAGGTGCCAGCTGATGTAATGTGTAACCAGAAGGGCTTGATTGAGCACATCAGCTTTTAATGGGGCCCAGTCATGACTGCTTGTATTACCGCTATGGCCCGTGATGCATGTAGGTATTACCCCGCTGCAGGATTTAGGCGTTCAAAGTACATACATTTGTAGATCATACATTTATACTCTTTGTCTGTGAGCAAACTGGTGGTTTTCTATAGGTCAGCAAATTTACCTTACTCAAGCataacagcagcatttttttcagtgaccTAGGATTTTTATTACTTTAGCTGGCTTAAAAAATTGGTATGAAAGATTATGACAGCTTCATTTTGATAAAAGCACATCAGTAATCATGCAGTAGTGAGCATTTCTTTAAAAGGTGGAGTGATGTAAGCCTCATGAAAGTTTCTTTCATGAAAGTTTCTTTCATGATTGAAGCACCTTCCTGGTCAGTCTTTTCCATGTACTTTGATTTCATTGGAGTTGTACAAACTGAAGTCCGCTGAAATCAGCCAAAGTTGTTCATGCTATGGAGGGAGGTGGTATCCAGAGAGTCCTACAAGAAGACTGATTGCATATGGCaggaaacaaaagtaaaaacataCTGCGATAATTCGATACGTTGTTTGTATGCTTTTTGTAGCCATCTTGCCTGAAGAAGCAAAACCTTGATGACTTAGTTCTGCACTTGAATTACTGCCTGTGTATACTTGCTTGCATGAGAAATTATTATGGGACTATTCTGTCTTCAAGTAAGGAATATGCAGATGCACTTGAATATCTGATTACCATGTAAATTCCCCTTGGAAGAAAAAGACTGAATACAGAAAGATTCTTGGACTATTTTATGAGAAAGCAGCTCTTTCAGTAAGCTGCTGTGCTTCAAAGTGTCTCATTAAAGACAGTCAACAATAAGGATACAGCTGATTACATGAACTGCTATCGAGTGGATTTTATAGCAAGAGCTGGCATTAGCAGATCTTTTTGGTATTCCAAAGCATAAGCTTTACAGAGCTAATGTAGTGAGAAAGATGATACATAAATTTACAAATGTTTGGCCTAAATATCCCAGGTGTTGCTAATGGAATATGAGCCGTTCAATTCTGAAACACCTCAGCTGCAACTgataaaatatcagaaaactgTCCCTCTCTTATTGTTAAAAATTTAATACTTGGTGAATGTCATTCAAAAGACTCCAGATATTATTGATTATGACACGAGATTTCCTGAAATAGCCAGGATTAACTGTATTGCAATTATATGATGTTTGCTCATACAAGGTGCAAACTGTTTTAGATCCATAgactgaaaagcaagaaaaacttTCCTTTAAGCAATAATTAGTCATAGGATAGTAGAAAAGTCAGTTTTTCTTACTTTGAATGCTTTGGGACCTATGCCAGGAGAGGTGATATTATTTTTACTCAGATCAATCCATTCCAGATTAGGTATTCCATTGAATGCCTCATCTGAGATAGTAGTGATACTATTTCCTAGGACAGAATTCAAGAAAATAGTTTGAGTTATGAAATACAGTATGCATCTGAGCTGTGTAGTATTGTACATGAAAAATAGATTACAAAAATTGTTGTATTATGTACAATAATTGTGTGTAGATATATTCATATTAGGATTTAAACACTAGTAAGcaaatataacattttaaatttattgcTTTAGAGGCTTAGCTGTGAAATTAATTCTAATACATATCTATGATAAGGAATGACAAAGTATTAATGCTATTGTTGACTGTATTTGAGAATGGATAATATTACTTAATGGGAAAAAGTAGTGCCAATAGAGCCGTATTTACCTGTGAGGTCTAGACTTGTTAGATCTGGATCCGAGATTGGTGGGATTTGTGTAAGTTTGGCGTTAATGCAGCTCACTGTGGTGTCCgaggcagaacaagcagctggcagaggagGAGCTTCTATGGGTGGAACAGGAATTGGGAAATGAGATGGCATTCTGAAAGTACCATCATCTTCATCACTTTCATATTGTACGTCatcttctgcagcttcttttcttGTGACAGGCCGCTTCTCTCTGCGACGGCCTTTATCCTTATGTcgattttttttgcctttcctttttcttttcttttcaccttttttgtGACCCTCTTTGTCTTTAAGCTCTACCACTTCTGTTCTAAGCAGTTCATCTTTTTCAGTTTGAGGACGCGCTGATGACAATACTTTGGCGTTGTCGAGGTCATTGGGTTCTGGAGAATCACCAGAAAACTCACTTATGTCATCCAGTGAGATAATACTTGGATCCAAACTGGATGCTAACCAGAGAcaatgagaacaaaaaaaaagttgtctgaTAAGAGGATATGAAACTAAAGTTTTAGTAAACCTTGTTCCCCTCATATAGTCAAAATATGGTAACTATAGGAGAATAGTATTCCCCTTAGAATATGatttgaaagaatgaaaatatggGCTTATATTACTACTTGATAGAAGAGACATACTTTGAGAGATTACTATGTCAACCATGAAGTTTGTAGACAGATATGATTCATTCCAACTCTagaaaaaaggggagaaaattaATATAGCCTTCATTATCTCCCTTCTTGAACTAGAATCTTAATTAGTTGTTTTCTATTAATGGAGGTgtctaaagaggaaaaataatctgtctggaagagagagaaaggtaATTGGAATAAAATTCACAAAGGTTAAGACTTGTTCTCCTGTGCAAGGGACTGTCAGGTGCAGACAAGGCTGCAGGTGGGGAACCCACTGGGAGATGTGTTAACTCCATTACCAAAATGCAGTTTTTACTCGCATGACCGCGCAATTCACATAAAAGGAGACTGTTTCTATCAACATGACTTCTAGTTCTACAGATAATTTCTATGATGTCTCTACATTTCTGTGTGTcatatgtgtgcacacatgcgACACTAAATAATATTTCTATGGTAAGGGGAGTTTAAGTTCAGCATGTTGCAGTCTTGGGATCTTGGGAGTGAGGGAAGGAAATCACTTTTTGTCTTTATCTCCTCaattcctttccttttaaaggtactgattttgtttaaatgtttatAAAGAAGCAAGATTGTAGTTCTGTTGTTCCTCTTGTGAGTTGACTTTTGTCTCTTGATTTATACCAAATAGCTGCATGTTTTTACACTCCTAACAAAGATTTACCAGTCTGTAAACTGTTTATTATGTATGCGTAATACATTAATAATGGTTAGTAGTTATTGACCAATCCTTTGTAAATGGAAGTGGGATATAAAATGTAACCAGATGTTCTTTCTTCATACATTTGCCAAAATTTTGTTAAGATAGGagggaagaagcagaaaggggaaaataaaaagagaaatacaaatatCTTTACTATTGCATACTTAACATCTCTTATGTAAGTATTGTGTCAAAGTCATCTAACAGCTAGTGTACTCTAAGAAACTGAAGACAACTTGACTAGAAATTATGAAGACCTGCTCTTATGCTCATGTAATTCAAGACTTGTTTTTGCTATAAGAGGATAATGCATACCTTAATCCTTGATATCATTAAATGTAGCCTTTATGTTACATTTTGGGTGagagagttttaaaaaaataaaaatactatgGTGGACCATACCAGTATCAGAACAAACTGGGCAGCATTCTCCTGCAGGTATAATAGTTTTGGGACATTTCAGAGGATGGCACATGGTTGTGTCACATATCACTTCTCCTTTTGAACAGAGACAGGTaatgcagggctggggagaccAAACGGCTTTATCATACATAATCATCCCGTTAGCTGTGCAGTGTCCCTTCTttcctaagaaaaagaaaatagaaaattggAGTTAAATAGCTTAAACTAAAATAAAGCCAGCACTGTTTTTTTGAAAGTTTGGAAAGAAGTGCTGctgttttgttgtcattttgaaaatatgtaaaatacacCCTAATCTAAGTATCTTACCCCTATTCCTTATTCTTCATAactctgttttcttcagcttaGTAGTAGTCTCCAGTGCCTGTTTGGTTCTTGGCCTCTCTGCTGTGAAGGTGATGAAGGCCAGGCACACAATTAATGTGGATGGAGCTGTCACCTGCTCACAGCTTCACCCTGAAAGCTGAGGGCAGGTTCTCTGTCCCCCAAATTGTCTGTTCCCTCTGTTTCAGGCAGTCACTAGAATAGTttgtttcctcctcttcctaGCCAGCTGATGAGgaccctcaccagctttgtcttCTGGAAAGATCTTGAGCTATTCAAGTTCAGAGATATTCctaaaacaggaaaattaaatcTAAATGGTGAGTTTGAGAGTTCTTTTGCATGGCAGGtcctctttcctctccatgcttagaaatggaaagcagaagTCACAGATCTCAATGAAAGCTGCGCATAGATACAGttgagaaagaagcaaacattttcttcattacaatggaattaaaataaatcattcagaacttgagaatattttttccagaaccccttctctttctctcgtATGCACTAGACATCTTTTCTAATATATTGCATATTAAATGAGAAAGTTTTGTTAAGGCTTTGTGGAACTGAGAGGCTAACAATATTCACTTTATAATGACCGTGGATGGTCGCAATGGAAGTAAAGTCCATTCTGTAATAACTGGTAAGATGAGAAACATCTCCACTTTCCTTTAACTgctttatctgaaaaaaaaaaatctttgctagCAAAGCAGAAAGTTCAAATAAATACTTTGTCTCCAAAGCTTCTGGGCATGAATctacacaaagaaaaaagagactTCCGCAAGGTACCTGTAgaaattttcagaaagaaatgtagaagagatttattttgtaagCTATACTCAGATATCCAGTGGGCAAGTTGTTTGAAGAGCGTAAAGACTTGGGAAGGAAACTGTTCCGAGTGTCTCTTTCCTTGCAGTGATGGAGTCTGCCTCAGCAAAAGTTTCCTTAGGCGGTTCTCATCCAGACTCCAGGATAAACATTGCACTTTAgcatgatgcttttttttttttcggtcaTTTGAGAGAAGGGAAGCCAAGGTTGAGATTCTTCATCCCATACgaatattttcctatttttgtgCATACCTCTGAGTCCAGTGAGAACCTGCACTCCCTACAcaccttccttttcctctttctaatTAATGTAAGAACGCACTGCTGAAGTGTTAGTTTCAAGCTGAAAACCCATTTTTAAGTTACTTTGTACTTTCCTGCATATAAATACCAAAAAAATTCCTCTTTTCCTATATGGTTTGACTTCATCCTTCAGATAAAGATTGTCTAATACAGTGGAAAAATCTTACCTCGGCTGAACTTGCTTTCAAGAGACTTTCATTAGTGATAGATGAATAGTCTTTGGAGGGATTGCTTGCTGGATTTGTTTCCCACACTCCACCCTGGTCCATGCATGGTTGTTCAGCTTTAAAGGGAAGATTATTCAGGATGGTCTATAAATATCCTGACCAGCCTATTGTCAATATTTGGTGTGAAATGTCTCTGGACTTAATCAAATCAGGCATATTGCAAAGTCCTTCAAGGCAGTCTTAATCTCGGTTTCATAACAAAGGTGTATTCCTTTGCTTAGCTATTTAAAgaacagtgaaaacaaacctGTGTTCTAGAATAAAAATTGATTATCAGAATCATCCTGTTTGGATGCTCCTCTATATtccttatattttttaaaaagtgctctTTTCATGTAAGTTACTCTCCAGATGAAATGGgagataaattaattttttgaaCAGTTGCATCTTGCTTTTTCAAAAACTCATTTCTAAAGGTCCAGGATATGTGGGCATCATTTCGGCCACATAACATTGTGCCCTAATCAAGCCATGTTAAGTGAAGGAGGAGATTAATTAGCCCAGGCCAAATGTTATTTGGCTGGAAGTCCCTTGTCATTCTACCCAGGTATCTGTAATCCAGCTGTTTGTTGGATCCTGACTTCTGGTTTTCATGTGCTTGCCAGGAAGCcacaatatttcttttaaataatctccaaaggaaacacaaaaagaaCACTACACTTTCTCATGTTAAACAATAAAATGTCAGCTGTTCCAGAGGAACGTATCTGGCTTGAGATGGAAATTCTTCTGTGCTTCCttaaattcttcattttgttttagcTACTAGACTGTATCTGAAATTGGTGCAAGTCTTGTCTGAATAAGCATAAAGACATGGTTTATCAGGCCTTGGCCTCTGCAGATTTCTTTAACAAATTACCTTGTTTTCTGTGAACGTGAGAGTTACTTAAAAAGACAGGACTAGTGTGTGTGCTCAAAGAGGTACCCACTTACTGTGTGGCAGAACTGCTATTTGGCACTCTTGGAATTCAGGTAACCCCTCTGACACAGAGTACAGGCTGCGCTGAGATGCTCCTTAAACTTCCTATCCACTGAGTAACTTCAGGATGGTGGCACGAGCAAGGAGAAGTGAGGTGTAAGACATATTAGAAATAGTGCAGCGGTGCACATCCCATTCTGTGCTGCTTAACGGGCAGACTGTAAAGGACAAACAACTGCAGGTTCTCTTATGTTGTGGTGAACTGTTTGATTTCATTTAAATGGTTCACTTGATTTCTATATGGAGGAAGGAGGTATTATCTGGTTACTGTTAAATCTATATTTAAGTATGAATTTTCATCATGCGTATAATTTctgtaaattgttttttttaggCTACTGAGAGCAAAGTTAGTAGCTAGGAGAATTAAAATTAAGTTTTGgattacattttcttctgttctggaGCATGATTAATAATACTGTTCTATTATTTAACAGGCTCTGTTTTTTCCAAATCTGACATTAACTTGAAAAAATTTTGAACTTTAAAAGCTAGACTAAAAAATGCCTTGTGGTTGAAGTCTTTGGCAGATGAGCACAGGACTTTTAACCTTTGGAAATATGGTGTAAATTCAGTGTGAAGCTCCAAATAAAATGAGTTCAGTGGTTTTAGCTCAGCTTTTGGATGCAAGTCCAGATAGAAACAAACGgagcggggaggggggaagaacCATGCATTATTTCAGCATGACTGATGGTCTCTGACAGAGACACTGGAATATCTTACATGAAGTGTATGCTATTTttgtggcattttcctctgtttaattttaaaagtatttttaaattaaaggttTGACATTTGTAGTATGTAATAGTGTAGTACACACTAGAAATGCTATAGTCAAGGGTTTTGCTAGTTTTCCCATCGAAACtccttcctttaaaatatttgatttgaCATGGTTCAGCCTTTCTGAAAGTGAGGACTAACCACAAATAACAATTGTTAAGAAAATGTGACTAAAATATGTTTTGCCATTTAAGTTGAGACCTGTTAGCCTAGTGGTCATGTCTCTTGCATGATACCCTAAGAAGAATAACTTTTtgcttataaaaatatattatgatCATGTTATATAGAACAATGGTAGTAAGGGCATTGTTTTTGTTGCGTTTGTTTATTTCCTCATAAAATTGCATATGGTGATTTTACTCAGCATGTGATCTCTTGGTGCTGGAATGGGGGTATCTTCGTCTTTATATTTATTAGGTACAGAGTGGACACTCCCCTGTATTGGTTCCTCACAACATCCCAATGTCTCTTCTTCAACTTCTTTTATGTACAGAAATGAAGTGTTATAACATCTCAATAATTTTTAATTGGTTATAACATCTTGATAATTTCAATTGggtttcaaaactgaaaaatactgaCAGTGGTATTCAAAAGTTCTCATCTGCACAATGGATGTCTGATTTTTAGACTCTTGGGAACCTTTGTGATGTTGAATGTATAATCACGAGCATTCTAGAGCATGAGTTCTCTCTTCCTTTACTGCACCAAAGAGACACTTAACAAGTATCAGTTCTCAGTCCCTGCCTGGTCTTGTGTTCTTTGGGGAAACTGTAGAGAGGCCTGTTACAATTACCAAGTACCAGTAGAGATCAGTGAAAttacacttttttgtttgtttcttaagaCATCAAATCCTCTTTTCTACATCTCCTTCAAAACCCATAAGGTACATATTAGTACAGCAATGTGAAAACCTCTAGATCACCAAGAAGGTGAGTTTTATATAAATCATACTATTGaacttcttttaaataaatcaagGTCCTCCACATTAGATAGAGAATAGAGTGATCCTGTGTTGAACGTgtggcttttttcctccctgtttaATTTTCCATCTTAAGGGTCTTGTTTGTAATGTAAGTTTCATATCACAGATATTACTGTGTGTTACTGATTCACTTACAAAATAAGGACTTATTCCCAAAATATTGCATGTACACATAATAAGAatgttgcttttcagaaaataacaacaataacaacaaacttAAATCCACTTGAAATAACGTGTTATTTGTGTTAGGGCCTCAGTGAAAGTTAGTTGACTTAGGAGATAcattgaggaagaaattcttcaaaaTGGCCTTCAAACTTGCTACATGTTTGAAGATATGAAAATATCCCAACAAAATTTACTTTATcatgtttccctgaaaataagacagggtcttatattaatttttgctccaagaGATGTGTTAGGACTTATTTTTCCGTGAACAATaatctacatttattcttgaatttaaaaagaacatttattcaaatatagtcACAGCATCACATTCTGGAACATCATCATAACTCTCCGATCTGTGTGTGAGAGTCCAACACTTGCCAACCCTTCTTGGTCTGGGTCTCGTGGGGTGTTTTGAGTGTGCTTCTTTTGGGGCTGTTGGCTTTTCTTGGTGAAGGGTCtatctgtcctgctgcattctagtgccaattaattttacttttttacatgtatagctgcctgggcactttttaaattgacttttttatgaactgtaactagggcttatttttggagtagggttTATATTTTGaacatcctcaaaaatcctgaaaaatcaggctggggcttattttcaggttaggtcttatttttcaggaaacagggtagagctaaaataaaacattcatgATTTTATACAGTTCATTTGATATCAAGAGAAAAATGGGCCCACTCTAAATAGCAGAGGGCTTTTTTCTTACCTGGTAAGACACTGTAACTGGATTCATGTCCACCCAAACCTATGAGAGAGTCAAACACTCCCATGACACTGTCGTCGATATTAATCAGAGGGATGCTGGGGACTACGGCAACAGGAGCTGGAAGCTCCGTCCTCAACTGTCTTGGGGACCTGTGGCCTGCCGGGGAGCTCCTCATCTGTCCTCTGGAGCGCattcttctcctgggcctcctGGCAACTGCGCTGGtttcattttgagaaaaatcaaTGCACAGAGAGacaagaaggaaataatagaCTAATGATGTAGCCTCCATGCTTTTGTGCGTCTCAGAATGGATCCTGGAAgggcaaaaaagaagaaaatcagataCCTAGAGAGCTTTTAGGATTGCGTCAGTCACCTGGTGCACTTTTCAAGGCAGGTGGACCGATACACAGTAGATCATTATAACCAAGCTTCCTCTTGGAAAGAAATTGCCCTCTGGGAGCTCAAGTAAGCAATTTTAGTTTTGTGATTCTCTGCCCTTAAGGACAACAGTAAAATTCAAATAGGTGCTAGCTTTGTGTTTGGGGTTGCATTTAAAGAGGTAGTCTAGATTTGCAGTGCCAGTGGGCATTTGTAGTTTAGTAAGTGTTACTGCTTCCAGCAAGGGAGTTCTTGAGAGCTGTAAAGTGTAAAAGCGAAGACTTTTTTGATTGCTAAAATTTCTTCCAGGTTGTTGTAACTCCCAAACATAGAAATGgcaaagtaacagaaaaaatgttCAATTCATTTCTGATACGCTGCCCCAAATGCTTTTGGTTTGTCATTTCTGTGCAAGGTACTTTTCACCATGGATGAAAAGAGATGTTGCTTTTGCTTCCATTTCTAgccatcctcttcctcaccGGAATCTTTTTGGTTCTGCAGTAGAGGAAACCTTTTGGAAGGTTGGTCGCAATAACACTACTTGTGCTTTTCTAGTGGAAGGTTTATTAAGCGTAGATAGTCAAAAATGTTCATCTATAATGGGTTCTGTTTTGCATTTAGTTTCTAAGAAATTCAAAATTACTCTATATCTTGAACATTCTTATGcttctgacagaaaaattacatttactgTCACCAATAGGTGGCATTCCAAAACAGAGCAGTCAAGATTCAGGAGCATGCACAGAGCACACTCAGCAATGGTTAAACCAGTGTGGAGATAAGGCCATGCGTGTCCAAAGTTAGTAATGATTTGTCATAGCTCTGTTGGCTTCATTCtttcaaaaatgcttttgtcCTCGGGGCTGTTTTAACTTCAGACTCTACGTCTGAAGCCACTGGTATTCTTGTGGTGTTGAGAATGAGTGAAGAACTTGAGGCTTAGATCAATTAGTCTTTGTATCTAAGACAAGACTTAGAGTATGACCATGTTTTTTCTCTAACAATATCTTAAGGggatttaaaaaatgtgttttcttagtGTTCATCAGTCTGCCTTTATATGCAGTCTTTCACATTGGAGTTAGTCTAAGTACAGGATAGTATTATTTGAGGAACTTTGTTTTTGCCTGAATCAGTTTATCTTTGTAAAGTTCATGATTCTTGGTATTTTCAGATTTGTATAATAGGTTGGTATTTTGGTACAAGTTGCCTAACTTTCCTTTAACATAGAGTACATGATCGATTGCATGTTTTTCATGCTTTCCACAGcataattcttattttttattcttgtgtttttaaatggGAGGTTGGTAGTAAATAAGCTTAAACCAGTatgcttttacttctttcaaataTTATAGTTTCTGTGTTcaactattttaattttaaaatattataataaatatatattaatttggAGACTTTTGTTAAGCTAagctaatgtttttatttccatataAAGGGAACTTGAGGAGCAAGTGTCCCACAGAAATCCATGTCATGTCTTATGTAACAGCAGAGTTCTGAAATTAATCCAGACTTTAGTTTACTGCTTTCTACCCATTAGAAATCAGTTATTCCAAAATGCTGTATAGACTTTATGCAGGCCTTTTATGTACAAAATTACTGTTAGTTAACATATCAAGTAGATGCAGAAGCTCTTACTCTGCATTGATGGTGCCTGTTCTTTTTGAGAAAGAGCTTGTTTCTTAGTAGCTGAGCTTGCAGGACAAATGACCTAATGTTTTGGGTTTCTAACTTACTTGCATGGTAATGACTGGCTATAAAATTACACAGTAAACTTCTGTTCCACAAGTTTGAATGAAACACATAAAGAGCCCTTAGGGAAAACTGAATATGCAAAGAAAAGTCTTGAACATGTGTATTCATTCTGTTGAGTTACTGACATCTTAATTATGGTCACATTTTTATAGTATACTTTACAATACCGCCATAGTTGTGTAGTTACGATACTGCTACATTACATTTGTGCATTAACCATTTCTTTCTGTGACCAGAGGCATATAATGGCATGACTGAAATACTTTTCCATTCTCTGTGCATGTATTTTTAACAGTCAGGAATAAGGTGGGGTGAATTACATTACATTTACTGTACCAACTATGTCTCAGCGTTTTGCTGTTAACGTCAATATAGAGTAAAACTCTATAGTAAATCCAGTTATTTTCACATGAAACTTGTTTTCATAAAATACATTAGaattacaaataataaaaaagtaaacagCCCATCAGtaatatgtttttataaattaatCTTGTTCACATACGTGAATTAATATGCTACATTTGCACACCAAGGTAACTCTTCAGTACTGAAAGCttaatgctgctgttttcaaGCAAATGGTGTTCCTTGCATGCAAAATACTGAGATACATTTCTAAGTTTCTTTCCTTGGCTTGTTAAGTAAGTGGTTTCTCACATTTTAACGCCCGAGTTGTGAATGTCATACAAGAAAAAGACCTTAAATGCATTGGGCCTTTACTGCCCATGGCTGGAATCCCAGATGATCTGTCAGGAAATTGCATTTAGTGCCAGCCAACGCTTAATTTGGAGAAAATCCAACCTATTCCACTTATATGCCTTTTGTAATAAATtattacatataaaaatatagataGCTAATACAATGAAATTATTATATCTCTGTGTTGCCAGGTACCCTCAACATGGCTGCATTGCTATACCTTTCTTAATTTTACCCAGAAATGCTTTGATCATGCATAGTACATACAAGCATCTTTATTACCTTTACTGTTGTCATGTAATAAGTTCAGTAGTTTGTAG from Columba livia isolate bColLiv1 breed racing homer chromosome 10, bColLiv1.pat.W.v2, whole genome shotgun sequence carries:
- the ECM2 gene encoding extracellular matrix protein 2, translating into MEATSLVYYFLLVSLCIDFSQNETSAVARRPRRRMRSRGQMRSSPAGHRSPRQLRTELPAPVAVVPSIPLINIDDSVMGVFDSLIGLGGHESSYSVLPGKKGHCTANGMIMYDKAVWSPQPCITCLCSKGEVICDTTMCHPLKCPKTIIPAGECCPVCSDTASSLDPSIISLDDISEFSGDSPEPNDLDNAKVLSSARPQTEKDELLRTEVVELKDKEGHKKGEKKRKRKGKKNRHKDKGRRREKRPVTRKEAAEDDVQYESDEDDGTFRMPSHFPIPVPPIEAPPLPAACSASDTTVSCINAKLTQIPPISDPDLTSLDLTGNSITTISDEAFNGIPNLEWIDLSKNNITSPGIGPKAFKVLKKLKRLYLDGNMLVHIPSGLPSTLEEIKINDNHLHAIDEDGLQDLKNLVTLELEGNKLSEANVSPLAFYPLKSLSYLRLGRNKFRIIPQGLPATLEELYLENNQIEEVSEICFNHTRNINVIVLKHNKLEEHRIAPLAWINQENLESIDLSYNKLYHVPSYLPKSLLHLILIGNQIERIPGYVFGHMKPGLEYLYLSFNKLTDDGIDPVSFFGAYHSLRELFLDHNELKSVPFGIDEMRKLRFLRLNNNKIRTVPPERICRTHTSDDDVHDHSEEEENVESRLEHVHLENNYINTRQLSPHAFSCIRSYCSVVLKPQKIK